A region of Colletotrichum higginsianum IMI 349063 chromosome 10, whole genome shotgun sequence DNA encodes the following proteins:
- a CDS encoding Carboxylic ester hydrolase, with protein sequence MRQDLLLLSLLASSAAAVSVELKHGIVVGQQTPRTERFLAIPYAEPPIGPNRFKPPVPLQASFGTHVSPAFAPACMQTPMDLSEYANNPATMSVQALEFPFNGPVQNETEDCLTVDVVRPINTTAESKLPVFFWIYGGGFINGATQQYTGDKFVGFSVDMGQPVLYVAPNYRVGVLGFLPGSEIKAEGSSNAGLRDQRLALQWVQENIAQFGGDPDKVTIMGESAGAHSVVYQTIINHGNHTWNGKPLFRGAIQSSGAPHPLLDIDAAKPQGIYGRVVDAAACRNATNTLDCLRGLSTAEIVSAGTANPGPLSYRGLDGSYRPRPDDSDDFLPVSSDLAFQSGAHANVSFINGNTQDEGAFFSQWQTNVTTVDQLVDYLTGALPDVSRSLIAGFVDTYSLDPAAGSPYNTGTENQLYPMYKLLASVAGDSFFIFNRRMQLQLTSRERPSWSFLVSSYSTPWFGNAHGVDLYGIFSEGTRQEVTEGSQSYYYVNFVNHLDPNGKEGSSPPGNMPYVGAWPRYTPENPAMLQYLNGSNVIIPDTFRDLSYEYYRRTASAWRA encoded by the exons ATGCGTCAGGATCTTCTGCTTCTCAGCCTCTTGGCATCATCTGCCGCAGCAGTCTCCGTCGAGTTGAAAcatggtatcgtcgtcgGTCAACAAACACCTCGTACGGAGCGcttcctcgccatccccTACGCGGAGCCGCCTATTGGTCCCAACCGCTTCAAGCCTCCGGTGCCACTGCAGGCTTCCTTCGGCACCCACGTCAGCCCGGCCTTCGCCCCGGCTTGCATGCAGACGCCAATGGACCTGAGCGAATACGCCAATAACCCGGCCACCATGTCCGTCCAGGCACTCGAATTCCCGTTCAACGGGCCCGTGCAGAACGAGACGGAAGACTGCCTTACCGTCGACGTCGTTAGGCCTATCAACACCACCGCGGAGTCCAAGTTACCCGTGTTCTTCTGGATCTACGGCGGGGGTTTCATAAACGGCGCAACTCAGCAATATACCGGAGACAAGTTTGTAGGGTTCTCGGTGGACATGGGCCAGCCGGTGCTTTACGTCGCGCCGAATTACCGTGTCGGTGTGTTGGGTTTCCTACCCGGCAGCGAGATCAAGGCGGAAGGATCTTCGAATGCCGGACTGAGAGACCAGAGGCTGGCGCTGCAGTGGGTTCAGGAGAACATTGCCCAGTTCGGTGGCGATCCTGACAAAGTGACCATCAT GGGCGAATCGGCTGGGGCACACTCGGTGGTGTACCAGACCATCATCAACCACGGAAACCACACATGGAACGGCAAGCCTCTGTTCCGCGGAGCGATTCAGAGCTCCGGCGCACCTCACCCGCTGCTGGACATCGACGCGGCCAAGCCTCAGGGTATCTACGGCAGGGTCGTCGACGCAGCCGCATGCCGCAATGCCACCAATACTCTCGATTGTCTGCGGGGACTGAGCACCGCCGAGATAGTAAGCGCCGGGACGGCCAACCCAGGGCCCCTGTCGTACCGGGGTCTCGACGGATCCTATCGCCCACGGcccgacgacagcgacgactTCCTCCCCGTCTCGAGCGACCTTGCGTTCCAGTCAGGCGCGCATGCCAACGTCTCCTTCATCAACGGCAACACCCAGGATGAGGGagccttcttctcccagtGGCAGACGAACGTCACCACGGTCGACCAGCTCGTCGATTACCTCACTGGGGCGCTCCCAGACGTCTCGCGGTCTCTCATAGCCGGCTTCGTTGACACGTACTCCCTCGACCCCGCCGCAGGCTCACCGTACAACACGGGCACTGAGAACCAACTGTATCCCATGTACAAGCTACTCGCCTCGGTGGCTGGGGACagcttcttcatcttcaaccGTCGGATGCAGCTCCAGCTCACGTCTCGCGAAAGGCCGTCGTGGTCTTTCCTGGTGTCATCGTACTCGACGCCGTGGTTCGGGAACGCGCACGGCGTGGATCTGTACGGCATTTTCTCCGAAGGGACGAGACAAGAGGTGACGGAGGGAAGCCAGTCTTATTACTACGTCAACTTTGTTAACCACCTCGACCCCAacggcaaggaaggcagctcgccgccgggAAACATGCCTTACGTTGGCGCGTGGCCGCGATACACGCCAGAGAACCCGGCTATGCTGCAGTACCTCAACGGGAGCAACGTCATTATTCCAGACACGTTCCGGGACCTATCATACGAGTATTACAGACGCACGGCCAGTGCCTGGAGAGCCTAA
- a CDS encoding FAD binding domain-containing protein, whose amino-acid sequence MEKTRVVIVGAGPVGLFTAYLLARQKIECVVLERRHGVSEHPKAHTINPRTLEIFRQAGLDVAYIRQQAAEARDAGSVRLVYGLADAEIGYFPYERQDDEVRNLTPEPLVNWPQPELERLLEKAVTETGFVQVRRGWQVDAVDMKTETAGEAGCVCVVSCSSNSISLAGRGGDADADADANRHSSSSSSISIQADFVIGADGVNSTVRDKMGGIEFQSVGPGHAYQSVVYKGSLRSALPAGREAMLYFCFHPEHPSEFIAHRLDSSFVHVTPVMDPVSSAAPPPPPPVEACLPGLQCSEVLRTIWETAPSVASSYSDAKHHRVFLVGDAAHSLPPQGGLGLNTGVADAHNLVWKLAAVMKGKSSSPHLLASYTRERRPVALANLEYSKASEAAFYSVSTTLVGLAVQYGEARAEAPDLGMDALLRRPTVSAAAAEAVTEASKHFDSLALQLGFVYDDDNDPSGMRALLNNPTRYVPRACPGSRLPHGTISGDDDIVNDAGDGGGGGGGRPSSLLDLVPYDRFIVLHHANPVFASCDWAMDVAGLGLPEAWYDAVPEIKGGKGIIVRPDHHVLLLVDSPGQAEDAVTEYLDRGEVRRARS is encoded by the coding sequence ATGGAAAAGACGCGTGTCGTCATTGTAGGCGCAGGGCCGGTTGGCTTGTTCACGGCCtacctcctcgcccggcAGAAGATCGAGTGCGTCGTCCTGGAGAGGCGCCACGGCGTGTCGGAGCACCCCAAGGCCCACACCATCAACCCGAGGACGCTCGAGATCTTCCGCCAGGCCGGCTTGGACGTGGCCTACATCCGGCAACAGGCAGCCGAGGCCAGAGATGCCGGATCGGTCCGTCTCGTCTACGgcctggccgacgccgagatcgGCTACTTCCCCTACGAACgccaggacgacgaggtgcgCAACCTAACGCCGGAGCCCCTGGTGAACTGGCCGCAACCGGAGCTGGAGCGGCTGCTCGAGAAGGCGGTCACCGAGACAGGGTTCGTGCAAGTCAGGAGGGGCTGGCAGGTCGATGCAGTCGACAtgaagacggagacggcgggGGAGGCTGGCTGCGTCTGCGTCGTCTcttgcagcagcaacagcatcagtctggctggacgaggaggcgacgcagacgcagacgcagacgcaaACCgacacagcagcagcagcagcagcatcagcatccaGGCCGACTTCGTCattggcgccgacggcgtcaacTCGACAGTGCGGGACAAGATGGGCGGCATCGAGTTCCAGTCCGTCGGACCGGGCCACGCGTATCAGTCGGTCGTCTACAAGGGCAGTCTGCGCTCGGCGCTTCCTGCTGGTCGCGAGGCCATGCTCTACTTTTGCTTCCACCCGGAGCACCCGAGCGAGTTCATCGCACACCGTCTCGATTCCTCCTTTGTCCACGTCACGCCCGTCATGGACCCTGTGTCgtcagcagcaccaccaccaccaccaccggtcGAGGCCTGCCTCCCGGGTCTGCAGTGCTCCGAGGTCCTCCGTACCATCTGGGAGACGGCTCCGAGCGTGGCAAGCTCGTACAGCGACGCGAAGCACCACCGCGTGTTCCTCGTGGGGGATGCCGCCCACAGCCTGCCGCCCCAGGGTGGCCTGGGTCTCAACACGGGCGTTGCCGACGCACACAACCTGGTGTGGAAGCTGGCCGCCGTGATGAAGGGTAAAAGCAGCTCGCCGCATCTCCTGGCCAGCTACACCCGCGAGCGCCGGCCCGTCGCACTCGCCAACCTCGAGTACTCCAAGGCCAGCGAGGCGGCCTTCTACTCGGTCAGCACCACGCTGGTGGGCCTCGCCGTCCAGTACGGGGAAGCGAGGGCAGAAGCGCCGGATCTCGGCATGGACGCATTGCTTCGACGGCCCACTGTTtctgccgcggcggcggaggcagTGACGGAGGCGAGCAAACACTTTGATTCGCTGGCCCTCCAGCTCGGATTCGTAtatgacgacgacaacgacccGTCGGGGATGCGGGCCCTTCTCAACAACCCGACGAGATACGTGCCGCGAGCATGCCCCGGGTCAAGGTTGCCACACGGGACGATCAGTGGCGACGATGACATTGTCAATGAcgccggtgatggtggtggtggtggtggtggtcggcCATCGTCCCTTTTGGACCTCGTACCCTACGATCGGTTCATCGTGCTGCACCACGCCAACCCCGTATTCGCATCCTGCGACTGGGCCATGGATGTGGCGGGCCTTGGTCTGCCCGAAGCTTGGTATGACGCGGTTCCCGAGAtcaagggggggaagggcaTCATTGTGAGGCCGGACCACCacgtgctgctgcttgtgGACAGCCCGGGACAGGCGGAGGATGCCGTAACGGAGTATCTGGACCGAGGTGAAGTGCGGCGTGCAAGAAGCTAA
- a CDS encoding O-methyltransferase: protein MALTAEQQITHLRSLLDILTTSTNDLIAELSSSSTSESKAENGAAANHADVRVPADPKTEEARKRVIAATASLEAAVFTPQWRLGHLAHSYFVSRALHMAVEWEIPRLLATNGPMGLEALAAATGVVDTRKLGLVMRTLCAHHVFAETALDVFANDEASAALASDERLANSVRYASFLFPTADVLPGLLKDPALCASYASRDSAFARSIGKGMGQFEYLNAHPEWRDCFNLWLASLGEYLHGLTDVGGYPWESTLRNGAVVVDVGGGLGSSIQALRANFPDRRGRDDFVGIVQDQPGMIEHATAHWQKTDPEALATGAVKLTVHDFFHENPVKGADVYWFRSVIVDWQDDDLTKMFTHIRNAMAPGKSRLLIGEYIMHPTCGDALLPNAPSPLLKNYGEFQAMGLISGFILTVSPNGVQRTVRDLSKVVEAAGLKIVKVWICRGLGHVIECRLKEDAVAAA from the coding sequence ATGGCGCTTACCGCAGAACAACAAATCACCCATCTCCGGTCTCTTCTGGACATACTTACCACCTCGACCAACGACCTCATCGCCGAactctcctcctcctccacttCCGAGTCCAAGGCTGAAAACGGAGCCGCGGCGAACCATGCAGATGTTCGCGTCCCGGCAGACCCCAAGACGGAGGAGGCCCGCAAGCGCGTCATCGCCGCGACGGCCTccctcgaggcggccgtcTTCACGCCCCAGTGGCGCCTCGGCCACCTGGCACACAGCTACTTCGTGTCCCGCGCGCTGCACATGGCCGTCGAGTGGGAGATCccgcggctgctggcgacCAACGGGCCCatgggcctcgaggccctcgccgccgcgacgggcgtcgtcgacacgCGCAAGCTGGGGCTCGTGATGCGGACGCTGTGCGCGCACCACGTcttcgccgagacggcccTCGACGTCTTTGCCAACGACGAGGCgtcggccgccctcgccagcGACGAGCGCCTCGCCAACTCGGTCCGCTACgcctccttcctcttccctACCGCCGACGTGCTGCCGGGACTCCTGAAGGACCCGGCCCTCTGCGCCAGCTACGCATCGCGAGACTCGGCCTTCGCCAGGAGCATTGGCAAGGGCATGGGCCAGTTCGAGTACCTGAACGCGCACCCGGAGTGGCGCGACTGCTTCAACTTGTGGCTCGCCTCGCTGGGCGAGTACCTGCACGGGCTGACCGACGTGGGCGGCTACCCGTGGGAGTCCACCCTCCGGAACGGCGCCgtggtcgtcgacgtcggcggcgggctcggcAGCTCGATCCAGGCCCTGCGGGCCAACTTCCCcgaccgccgcggccgcgacgacttcgtcggcatcgtccaGGACCAGCCCGGCATGATCGAGCACGCCACCGCCCACTGGCAAAAGACGGACCCGGAGGCGTTGGCCACGGGCGCAGTCAAGCTTACCGTGCACGACTTCTTCCACGAGAACCccgtcaagggcgccgacgtgTACTGGTTCCggtccgtcatcgtcgactggcaggacgacgacctgacCAAGATGTTCACGCACATCAGGAACGCCATGGCGCCCGGCAAGTCGCGCCTGCTGATCGGCGAGTACATCATGCACCCGACGTGCGGCGACGCCCTGCTGCCCaacgcgccgtcgccgttgctCAAGAACTACGGCGAGTTCCAGGCCATGGGGCTCATCTCGGGATTCATCCTGACCGTCAGCCCCAACGGTGTTCAGCGGACCGTCCGGGACCTGAGCAAGGTGGTGGAAGCGGCTGGCCTGAAGATTGTCAAGGTTTGGATTTGCCGTGGCCTGGGCCATGTGATTGAGTGTCGGTTGAAGGAGGACGCGGTAGCTGCTGCGTGA
- a CDS encoding ABC-2 type transporter, with translation MADNNNNKNNYNNEEQKERPGLRIGRTSNTHQQQPHHLRQHHEHHHHEQHHRQQQPSSPTSPATSSRWSGYGSGSRPRPRSSLVSHPGVPNGNRPKSVHISAEEYKAISELVELAKGLLEKHQTGNDNDVSPSSARNSTSTSSGDSLDISKPPKRGGPLDPFGANFDAREWAKSFYRLRSESCEVRKAGVAFRRLSVSGHGSDTAFQATVGNAWWLQAMAGVRGLLRLKRPEEVRILQGLEGVLKDGEMLCVLGPPGSGCSTFLRTISGNTSGTQVAEDTYLNYRGVSADEMRRYFRGDAIYTAEEDVHFPVLSVADTLFFAARARAPKTPPGGLTTDEYARRVRDVTMAMLGISHTLETPVGGTDGDTARGVSGGERKRVSIAEAALSFAPLQCWDNSTRGLDSGTTVDFCRTLRVQSDMMGMASAVAIYQAPQEAYELFDKVLVLYEGRQIYFGPTAQAKAYFQRLGFVCPGNQTTPDFLTSMTSPAERGREGIIKPGYEAKVPHTPDEFAEAWRTSSHRRRLDQELDAYEASFGLTGSGSGSGPGSRTHYAEYLASKKSDQSSLQRWKSPYTLSYPRQVSLCLWRSLALLKAAPQMTVTMLVVNLFQTVIVASLFYRLSETAESMKSRSTLLFTAALVNAFVCILEVSALFAKRAIVEKHVRYALYHASADAIADLAMSLPFKLLNAITVNTVFYWMCNMRKGGGPFVFFVLVQFAMTLALSLFFRLVASAAKSQATAMAPATTVLLTLALYTGFAVPPMYYRSYAAWIAKLNPVAYGFEALMINEFGNGRKFPCKVFVPSGPTYDAVTAMTMPQTRVCAAQGAAPGATFVDGSAYITGAFGYLDSHRWRNVGIIFAFAVVYLVLHLIVTELVSSEKSHGEVLVFPKDKVPARRAKGDDVEDRLTKGRTETPSMNMSTPMASPMSLKPLAPVLKTNKSENWESEIAGMYTGEGGSPTTMGTEGVYNTNASDKPLPPSPPPPPATAKSWNWPQDRHRPDGHGHDHDHDQSGLGIDRQTAIFHWSNVCYDVKLKKKETKRILDCVDGWCEPGTLTALMGVSGAGKTTLLDALASRLSTGVVTGEMLVDGAPRDASFQQKTGYVKQQDQHLVTSTVREALTFSAVLRQPARFSHEEKMAYVDKVIDILGMAEYADAVVGVPGEGLNVEQRKRLTIGVELAARPALLLFLDEPTSGLDSQTSFSICSLLETLKQNGQAILCTIHQPSAVLFERFDRLLLLAPGGRTVYFGQIGRNANVLVDYFIRNGGPRPAKGKNPAEYILEQVRAGGKQKNGLDWPGIWRQSPEYNDVKAHLARLKDEAGGSARRRRTATSMTTQQQQDPPFAAPFCKQLSEVTRRVALHYWRTPSYVYAKMLLTFGAALFIGLSLLNLPNTQVGITIQTIAIFMFLTTHFNLMLQILPVFVAQRTLYEGREQPSRTYSWAAFMAGQMAVEMLYNALMAPPAFLAWYYLVGLYRNAAETNATASRGGLAFLFMLAFFLQASTFAHMIAAALDLADQAAGIGNLFFVIMFIFNGILATPPTFWTWVYRVNPITYLVEGLLGTGLANAGIHCADNEFLHMNPPPGQTCGQYLQTYISQAGGYLADPAATADCRYCTTSNTNEVLAGVRVRFDNRWRDLGILFMYVFFNAVAAFALYWTRVPKPRRDEDGTSSPSPSPSSSSPSSGQDGNSSTNPLAETWNRLTGKSKVKGGQGGSAAGEPSPRLPWTEEKRADTFLSGHTLHDTQAGKVPGPPRSSANGGIQVLGGSGRTYWDDDGDNADEVQALDNRVENNEKQGSGLGDLSVGEEGDQDIYFVMQRPPTTPQHWI, from the exons ATGgccgacaacaacaacaacaaaaacaactATAATAACGAGGAACAGAAAGAACGGCCGGGGTTGCGGATCGGGCGGACATCCAACAcccaccaacaacaaccacatcATCTACGGCAACATCATGAACACCATCATCATGAAcagcatcatcgtcaacaacagccatcatcgccaacatCCCCAGCCACATCCTCGCGGTGGTCTGGGTATGGTTCTGggtctcgccctcgccctcgctcCTCGCTCGTCAGTCATCCGGGTGTTCCCAACGGCAACCGGCCCAAATCTGTGCACATTTCAGCGGAGGAGTACAAGGCCATCAGCGAactcgtcgagctcgccaaggGCTTGCTAGAGAAGCACCAAACcggcaacgacaacgacgtcTCACCCTCGTCAGCCCGgaacagcaccagcaccagcagcggCGACTCTCTCGACATCTCGAAGCCTCCGAAGCGGGGTGGCCCTCTCGACCCCTTTGGCGCCAACTTCGACGCCCGGGAGTGGGCCAAGTCCTTCTACCGCCTCCGCTCCGAAAGCTGCGAGGTGCGCAAGGCGGGCGTGGCGTTCCGCAGGCTGAGCGTCTCGGGCCATGGGTCCGACACGGCGTTCCAGGCGACCGTCGGCAACGCGTGGTGGCTCCAGGCCATGGCCGGCGTGCGTGGCCTGTTGCGCTTGAAGCGTCCAGAGGAGGTGCGCATCctgcagggcctcgagggggTTCTCAAggatggcgagatgctcTGCGTGCTAGGTCCTCCGGGCAGCGGATGCTCGACTTTTCTGCGGACGATCTCGGGGAACACCAGTGGCACGCAGGTGGCGGAAGACACCTATCTCAACTACCGCGGCGTGAGCGCCGACGAGATGAGGCGCTACTTCCGGGGCGACGCCATCTacacggccgaggaggacgtccACTTCCCCGTGCTCTCGGTGGCCGACAcgctcttcttcgccgcgcgcgcgagggcgcccaagacgccgccgggcgGGCTCACGACGGACGAGTACGCGCGGCGGGTGCGCGACGTGACCATGGCCATGCTGGGCATCTCGCACACGCTCGAGAcgcccgtcggcggcaccgacgGCGACACGGCGCGCGGCGTGTCTGGCGGCGAGCGCAAGCGCGTGagcatcgccgaggcggcgctgaGCTTCGCGCCGCTCCAGTGCTGGGACAACAGCACGCGCGGGCTCGACAGCGGCACCACGGTCGACTTCTGCAGGACCCTGCGCGTCCAGAGCGACATGATGGGCATGGCgagcgccgtcgccatctaCCAGGCGCCCCAGGAGGCCTACGAGCTCTTCGACaaggtcctcgtcctctacGAGGGGCGGCAGATCTACTTTGGCCCCACGGCCCAGGCCAAGGCCTACTTCCAGcgcctcggcttcgtctgCCCGGGGAACCAGACGACCCCGGACTTCCTGACGTCCATGACCAGCCCGGCTGAGCGTGGGCGGGAGGGCATCATCAAGCCCGGATACGAGGCCAAGGTGCCGCATACGCCGGACGAGTTTGCCGAGGCGTGGAGGACTAgcagccaccgccgccggctcgacCAGGAGCTGGACGCATACGAGGCAAGCTTCGGCCTCACCGGCTCCGGGTCCGGCTCCGGCCCCGGCTCGCGGACCCACTACGCCGAGTACCTGGCGAGCAAGAAGAGCGACCAGTCGTCTCTGCAGCGGTGGAAGTCGCCCTACACCCTCTCGTACCCGCGGCAGGTCTCGCTGTGCCTGTGGCGTTCCCTCGCGCTGCTCAAGGCGGCGCCGCAgatgacggtgacgatgcTCGTCGTCAACCTCTTCCagaccgtcatcgtcgccagcCTCTTCTACCGGCTGtccgagacggccgagtccATGAAGTCCCGCAGCACGCTTCTGTTCACGGCCGCGCTGGTCAACGCCTTCGTCTGCATTCTCGAGGTGTCGGCCCTGTTCGCCAAGCGGGCCATCGTCGAGAAGCATGTCCGCTACGCCCTCTATCACGCCTCGGCCGACGCCATTGCCGACCTGGCCATGAGCCTGCCGTTCAAGCTGCTCAACGCCATCACTGTCAACACCGTCTTCTACTGGATGTGCAACATGCGCAAGGGGGGCGGCCCCTTTGTCTTCTTCGTGCTGGTCCAGTTCGCCATGACGCTCGCCCTGAGCCTGTTcttccgcctcgtcgcctcggcggccaagAGCCAAGCGACGGCCATggccccggcgacgacggtgctgCTCACGCTGGCCTTGTACACGGGCTTCGCCGTCCCGCCCATGTACTACAGGTCGTATGCCGCGTGGATCGCCAAGCTCAACCCCGTCGCGTATGGGTTCGAGGCTCTCATGATCAACGAGTTTGGCAACGGCCGCAAGTTCCCTTGCAAGGTCTTTGTCCCGTCTGGCCCGACCTACGATGCGGTcacggcgatgacgatgccgcaGACGCGCGTGTGTGCCGCGCAGGGGGCTGCCCCGGGCGCCACCTTCGTCGACGGGAGCGCCTACATCACCGGTGCCTTTGGCTATCTGGACAGCCACCGGTGGCGGAACGTTGGCATCATCTTCGCCTTCGCGGTGGTGTACCTTGTGCTGCACCTCATCGTCACGGAGCTGGTGAGCAGCGAAAAGAGCCACGGGGAGGTGCTCGTTTTCCCCAAGGACAAAGTCCCGGCGAGGCGGGCAAAGGGAGACGACGTGGAGGACCGTCTCACCAAAGGAAGAACAGAGACACCGAGCATGAACATGAGCACCCCCATGGCTTCCCCCATGTCCCTCAAGCCTCTTGCGCCTGTATTGAAGACGAACAAAAGCGAGAATTGGGAGAGTGAGATTGCGGGCATGTACACTGGTGAAGGGGGTTCTCCAACGACTATGGGGACTGAAGGAGTGTATAATACCAATGCCAGCGACaagcctcttcctccttctcctccccctcctccagccACAGCCAAGTCCTGGAACTGGCCGCAGGACCGACACAGGCCGGATGGCCATGGCCATGATCACGACCATGACCAATCCGGGCTGGGGATCGACCGCCAGACGGCCATCTTCCACTGGAGCAACGTCTGCTACGATGTCaagctcaagaagaaggagacgaaGCGCATCCTGGACTGCGTGGACGGGTGGTGCGAGCCGGGGACGCTCACTGCGCTCATGGGCGTCTCGGGCGCCGGCAAGACGaccctcctcgacgccctcgcctcgcGCCTGTCCACCGGCGTCGTGACGGGCGAGAtgctcgtcgacggggcCCCGCGCGACGCCTCCTTCCAGCAGAAGACGGGCTACGTCAAGCAGCAGGACCAGCACCTCGTCACGTCGACGGTGCGCGAGGCCCTCACCTTCAGCGCCGTCCTCCGCCAGCCCGCCCGCTTCTCCcacgaggagaagatggcctacgtcgacaaggtcatcgacatcctcggcatGGCAGAgtacgccgacgccgtcgtcggcgtgccCGGCGAGGGTCTGAACGTCGAACAGCGCAAGAGGCTGACCATTGGcgtcgagctggccgccCGTCCTGCCCTGCTTCTGTTCCTGGACGAGCCCACCTCGGGCTTGGATTCGCAGACGAGCTTCTCCATCTGCTCTCTGCTCGAGACCTTGAAACAGAATGGCCAGGCTATTCTGTGTACGATTCATCAGCCATCGGCGGTT CTCTTTGAGCGGTTCGACAggcttctccttctcgcccccGGCGGACGAACCGTCTACTTTGGCCAGATCGGACGCAACGCAAACGTCCTTGTCGACTACTTCATCCGCAACGGCGGCCCACGGCCCGCGAAGGGGAAGAACCCGGCCGAGTACATTCTCGAACAAGTCCGTGCCGGCGGCAAGCAGAAAAATGGCCTCGATTGGCCCGGCATCTGGCGGCAGAGCCCCGAGTACAACGACGTCAAGGCCCATCTGGCCCGACTGAAGGACGAAGCAGGCGGGAGtgcgaggcggaggaggacggcgacgtcgatgacgacgcaacagcagcaggatCCTCCTTTCGCCGCTCCTTTCTGCAAACAGCTCTCCGAAGTGACGAGGCGTGTGGCCCTACACTACTGGCGCACGCCGAGTTATGTCTACGCAAAGATGCTGTTGACCTTtggcgccgccctcttcATCGGCCTCTCGCTGCTCAACCTGCCCAACACGCAGGTCGGCATCACCATCCAGACCATCGCCATCTTCATGTTCCTCACGACGCACTTCAACCTGATGCTGCAGATCCtgcccgtcttcgtcgcccagcGCACCCTCTACGAGGGCCGCGAGCAGCCGTCGCGCACCTACTCGTGGGCCGCCTTCATGGCCGGCCAGATGGCCGTCGAGATGCTCTACAACGCCCTCATGGCCCCGCCGGCGTTCCTGGCATGGTACTACCTCGTCGGGCTCTaccgcaacgccgccgagaccaaCGCCACGGCCTCGCGCGGCGGGTTGGCCTTCTTGTTTATGCTCGCCTTCTTCCTGCAGGCCAGCACCTTTGCGCACatgatcgccgccgccctggacctcgccgaccaggccgccggcatcggcaacctcttcttcgtcatcatgTTCATCTTCAACGGCATCCTCGCGACGCCGCCCACCTTCTGGACGTGGGTGTACCGCGTCAACCCCATCACctacctcgtcgagggcctgctgggcACGGggctcgccaacgccggcatcCACTGCGCCGACAACGAGTTCCTGCACATGAACCCGCCCCCCGGCCAGACGTGCGGCCAGTACCTGCAGACCTACATCTCCCAGGCCGGCGGATACCTTGCCGACccggccgccaccgccgactGCCGCTACTGCACGACGAGCAACACGAACGAGGTGCTGGCcggcgtccgcgtccgcTTCGACAACCGCTGGCGCGACCTGGGCATCCTGTTCATGTACGTCTTCTTCAACGCCGTGGCTGCCTTTGCTCTGTACTGGACCCGTGTGCCCAAGCCCAGGAGAGACGAAGATGGTACatcatcaccgtcaccatcaccgtcatcatcgtcgccatcgtcaggCCAGGATGGCAACAGCAGTACGAACCCTCTTGCAGAAACCTGGAACCGTCTCACGGGGAAGAGCAAGGTCAAGGGAGGGCAAGGTGgttctgctgctggcgagcCCTCGCCACGACTTCCCTGGACCGAGGAGAAACGGGCCGACACGTTCTTGAGCGGCCACACCTTGCATGACACGCAGGCCGGAAAGGTACCGGGACCGCCTCGGTCCTCCGCCAACGGCGGCATACAGGTGCTCGGGGGCAGTGGCAGGACGTactgggacgacgacggagatAACGCTGACGAAGTCCAAGCACTGGACAACCGAGTGGAGAATAACGAGAAGCAGGGAAGTGGGCTGGGGGATTTGAGTGTTGGCGAAGAGGGGGATCAGGACATCTACTTCGTCATGCAAAGGCCACCCACGACTCCTCAACACTGGATTTAA